Proteins encoded in a region of the Kryptolebias marmoratus isolate JLee-2015 linkage group LG14, ASM164957v2, whole genome shotgun sequence genome:
- the LOC108230932 gene encoding uncharacterized protein LOC108230932, producing the protein MNTNVDLKLYENAIEREDQIKYLGMWFDKKLTWKVHIDKIVEKSKRILNIMRCLRGREWGADRKALKTVYIGLIRSVFDYGSILYNSASNSLLTKIDKIQYQALRLCCGAMKTTPVSALQVEMGEMPLELRREQLALNYWVNIKGHDGTHPPRATLLPCQEKGKKQINSFGWIILNKVKDAGIDNFLISPVVLTPVIPSWNFDQAEVDLKLLEKGRQLERKEVENYIKREYSEYIQIYTDASKMLNNQVGISFIAPDLNFMKHKRISDNLTVYTGELMAILMALEWVEEMERRKVVICSDSSSALISIKEINSEARQDIVLEIAHAIFRTKSRGSHIKLVWIPAHIGVVGNELADSFAKSASKKNTVDLDIKISKNEVKNIIKEYIKGKWQKKWDRGDKARSYYSIQKKVGEFRKCNRSKKEEDIISRIRFGHTGLNSTLKIVNKHSTGSCSYCGELETVKHIFLECNKYVREREILIRELSRDKIKLDIRELFQRSSGDVVFCSIFIYLRRTGIMGRL; encoded by the coding sequence ATGAATACTAATGTGGATCTTAAATTATATGAGAATGCCATAGAAAGAGAGgatcaaattaaatatttgggtATGTGGTTTGATAAAAAACTCACATGGAAAGTGCATATAGATAAAATagtggaaaaaagtaaaagaattttaaatattatgagaTGTTTGAGAGGCAGAGAATGGGGAGCAGATAGAAAAGCACTAAAAACCGTTTACATTGGACTAATTAGGTCAGTCTTTGACTATGGTAGTATTTTATATAATTCAGCTTCAAATAGCctattgacaaaaatagataaaatacaATATCAGGCACTAAGACTTTGCTGCGGAGCAATGAAAACCACTCCAGTTTCAGCTCTACAAGTTGAGATGGGTGAGATGCCGCTGGAGCTCAGGAGGGAACAACTAGCCTTGAATTACTGGGTAAATATTAAAGGGCATGATGGTACACATCCCCCACGTGCGACACTACTACCTTgtcaagaaaaaggaaaaaagcaaattaatagTTTTGGATggataattttaaataaagtaaaggaTGCTGGAATAGATAATTTTCTAATTAGTCCTGTGGTTCTCACCCCTGTTATTCCATCTTGGAATTTTGATCAGGCTGAAGTTGATTTAAAGTTACTGGAAAAAGGGAGACAATTAGAAAGAAAGGAAGTGGAGAATTATATTAAAAGAGAATATTCAGAATATATTCAAATATATACAGATGCctctaaaatgttaaacaaccAAGTAGGTATATCATTTATAGCtccagatttaaactttatgaaacataaaagaataTCTGATAATTTGACAGTGTACACAGGTGAATTAATGGCAATTTTAATGGCTTTAGAATGGGTTGaagaaatggaaagaagaaAGGTTGTAATTTGTTCTGATTCAAGTAGCGCATTAATTagtattaaagaaataaattcagaagCAAGGCAAGATATTGTATTGGAAATAGCGCATGCAATCTTCAGGACTAAAAGTCGTGGTTCTCATATTAAACTAGTTTGGATTCCAGCCCATATTGGGGTGGTAGGAAATGAGTTAGCGGATAGTTTTGCTAAGAGTGCTTCAAAAAAGAACACTGTTGATCTGGATATTAAGATAAGTAAAAATGAGGTAAAGAATATTATAAAAGAGTATATCAAAGGGAAGTGGCAAAAAAAGTGGGATAGAGGAGACAAGGCGAGGTCGTATTATAGCATCCAAAAAAAAGTGGGAGAATTTAGGAAGTGTAATAGAAGTAAGAAGGAAGAAGATATTATATCTAGAATAAGATTTGGACATACAGGTTTAAATAGTACTCTTAAAATAGTTAATAAACATAGCACAGGTTCTTGTAGTTACTGTGGAGAAttggaaacagtaaaacatatCTTCCTAGAATGTAACAAATATGTACGGGAAAGAGAGATATTAATCAGAGAATTAAGTAGGGATAAGATTAAACTGGATATTAGAGAACTGTTCCAGAGATCATCAGGGGATGTAGTcttttgtagtatttttatttatctgagaAGAACGGGTATTATGGGGAGATTATAG